Within Halorussus sp. MSC15.2, the genomic segment CGCGGTCCCCTCGCGGTTCGAGGGGTACGGCATCGTCTATCTGGAGGGGATGGGGTTCGGACTCCCGGCGCTCGCCACGACCGCGGGCGGTGCGACGGAACTCGTCACTCACGGCGAGGACGGCTTCCTCGTCCCGCCGGGCGACGCCGCCGCGGTCGCCGCGGCGGTCGAAACCCTGCTGAGCGACCGCGACCGCCTGCGCGAGATGAGTCTGACCGCCAGACGCCGATTCGAGCGCCATCCGGGGTGGAGCGAGTCGATGGCGACCGCCCGGCGCTTCCTGCAGTCGGTCGCTGACGAGTCGGAGCGACTCGGCGAGAATCACCCGAAGGAGACCGAGCCGTGAACTTCCAGCGTTACCTCTCGGCCAAGCGGACCGCGGACGGCCGAGCGCTGAACCGCCGCGTCGAGGAGCGACTCGGCGACGCGGTGTGCATGCAGGACCGCCTGCGTGTACTGGAGGTCGGCGCTGGCATCGGTTCGACCGTACTCCGACTCCTCGACCGGCAGTGGCTCCCCGACCGGGTGACCTACACCGCGCTCGACGTGGACGAGCGAACCGTCGTGACCGCCCGCGAGCGCCTGCCGCCGCGCGCCGCCGCACTCGGCTACGCGGTCCGGCGCGCGGGCGACCGGTTCGTCCTCTCTCGCGAGGGCCGACGCGTCGAAGTCGAGTTCCGAACGGCCGACGCCTTCGAGTTCCTCGCGGAGACCGACGCGGTGTGGGACCTCGTTGTGGCTCAGGCCTTCGCGGACCTCGTCGACCCCGCCGACGCGCTGGCGGCGTTCCGAACCGCGCTGGCTCCCGAGGGACTGGTCTACTGTCCCATCACCTTCGACGGCGAGACGATTTTCGAACCCGTGACCGACGCCGAGTTCGAGGGGCGTCTGCTCGACGCGTTCCACCGCCACCTCGACCGGTCGGGCGACAGCAGAGCGGGCCGACACCTGCTCTCGCTGGCCGCCGCCGGAGACGAGGGCGGCGTTCTGGCGGCGGGCGGGTCGGACTGGGTGGTGCGACCCCGCGGCGAGACGTATCCGGCCGACGAGACCTACTTCCTCGACTGCATCGTGGAGATGGTCGAGAGCGCCGTCCGCGCGGAGTCGGTACTCGACGACCGGCGACTGTCGGCGTGGGTCGCGCGCCGACACCGACAGGTCGAGGACGCGGAACTGGTGTACGTCGCCCACCAACTCGACCTGCTGATTCGGTGAAAACAGCCGCGAGGCGGAAATCGAGCGGAGAAGTACTCTACAGATTTCGACGCGACTGGGGTTTCGGAACGTCGGAGCCTCCACGACTACCGAACGGAATCGCCGCAGGCGACCAGCGTCACATGGCGGTCCGCGGTGCCGCGACGCTCCCCGCTTCCCGGCGAATCTGTAACGCCGTCGCCATCTGCGTCGAAGTGATGACGCCCCGAATCTCGCCGTCGGCTTCCACGATTGCCGCGTCCACCCGGTCGCGGTTCATCAGTCCGTACACGTCGAACAGCGACGTTTCACCGGTAATTCGAGGAACGTTAGTGTCCATCACCTCCTCGACCGTAGTATCCTGCCCGCGACTGCGTTTGAAGTCGTCTACCGAGACGATGCCGGCGACGGTTCCGTCGTCGCCGGTCACCAGATATGTCGTCCGGCCTTCCTCCAACATACGCGTCGCGAGGTCCGCCATCGTGGTGTCTCCGGTGACCCTCTCCGTGTCCGTCGTCATCACGTCAGCGGCGGTGACGCCGTCGAGCAGCGTGTCGAGCGCGACGAGTCGCGATTCGCTCGTCGCGCCCCCGTACACGAACAGCGCGAGGAGCAGGAGGAGCGGACTGAACGAGAGGACTCCCAAGATAGCGAAGCCAAGCGCGAACAGGGCACCGACGCGCGCGGCGGTCCGCGTCGCCGTCGCGTACGGTTGGGACCGAGCGAGGAGCGCGCGGAGGACGCGCCCGCCGTCCATCGGGAACGCCGGCAGGAGGTTGAACACTGTCAGGACCAGATTCGTCACCACGAGCCACCCGAAGACGAAGGTCACGACGGGAAGCGAAGCGGGGACGACGAGGACGGCGGCGTAGGCCACGGCGGCGACGAGAACGCTGGCCGCGGGTCCGGCGATGGCTATCCAGAACTCCTTCTGCCACTCGCGGGGAATCGTCTGGAGATTGGCGAGACCGCCGAGCAACCAGAGGGTAATCGACTCGACCTCGATACCGTACCGTCGCGCGGCCCACGAGTGCCCGAGTTCGTGGAGCGCGACGCTGACGAACAACCCGACCGCCGCCAGACTACCGATGAGCCACGGCGTGTTCCCGGCCCGGAGGTCCGCCGCGTCGAGCGGCGACGGGGTGAACCCGTTGATGATGCCGGTGTAGATGGTAATCTGTTCGCCGCTTCCGATGAGCCACGCCAAGACCGGCAGGAACACCAACAGCGAAACGTTGATTCGAATGGGGATGCCCCAGACCGAGGTAATCCTGTAGTTCCACATTGCAGAAGTATACGAATCGAGATAGGATATGCTTGGTGGCACGTCTGTACCGCCGTACAGCCGCCGACTGAAACGTCTCGGAGGAAAGGTAGGAAGGAGCGTACATATCAGGAAACGAACTGCTCTGGGCTGAGAGTGTGAGCGTTCGACTGCAATCGAGGAGTGGGCACCCTCTCGGAGACACAGTGACGATACGCAACTTGCGGGCCGTTCGTAGAGGACTAGGCTACAACTCCAATTCGGAGCGACACTGGCGTTTGATATATCGGTATCTAGTTTACTATAACCGCGAGCCGGAATTCGGGAGTTCGAGCGAGACCGCGGGAAACTACCGTCCTGCTGGCCGTCGAGGAGAGCGTCGCAGTCGCCGCGAGTGACCGACACGGGGCGATTGCGGAGCAGTGTTGTGCGGACTATACAAATCCTTTTACGTGTTTGGTCCGTAGCGACCGCTAAGAATGGCAGACTCGATGGCCGAATATCTTCAGAGCGACATGGAGTGTGAGGGACTGCTGGAGTGCATCCACGGTCTGAAGGAACTCGACCGAGAGTGCTTTCAGGTCCTCGTCGAGAGCGAAGAACCGCTGACCATCGACGAAGTGGCCGACAAGGTGGACCGCGAGCGTTCGACCGCGTACCGCTCCATCCAGCGACTTCTCCAGTCCGGATTCGTCCAGAAGGAACAGGTGAACTACGAGCAGGGCGGCTACTACCACGTCTACCGGCCGACCGACCCGGACGAGGTGGCCGACGACATGCAGCGGATGCTCAACGACTGGTACGCCAAGATGGGCCAGTTGGTGCAGGAGTTCCGCGACAAGTACGACCAACAACCGGTCGCGGCCGAGAACTGAGCGACGCGACCCACTTCTGTCCCGCCATATTCCCACGTTCTCTCTCGGCATCTGATATCCCGATATCGCTCTCTTCCCGGGGTTCGGCCCACACTTCTCTCGAATTTCGGAACCGCACTCTCCTCGAATTTCGACGGACCACGGGACGCGCTGCGCTCGCGCTCGGCCGCACGCGGTGCAGTTGCGGCCGAGCGCCCGTGCAAGCGGGGAGCGCGGTTGCGGTGCCGTGCAGTGACGGTGCGGTACAGTGCGGTTGGCGTGGCGCTGTACTCCTCGGCTCTAGCAGTAGCTATCTCCTCGCCACCTCCGCCCACCTCTGAGAATTATCGCACACTCTCCGCGAAACCAACCGACGCCCAACACAGCACCGTTAACCCGCCCGAACCCCAACAGTGCGCCAATGAACCGAGACGAAGCCATCGAACGCGTCGAGGAGATTCTCGCCACCGTCGAGAACGAGACGATGCCCGTGCCGGTCCGGGAGCTGTGGGTCTACGGCGACGTAGCGCTGGGACTCGACCCCGTCGAGCGACTCGACGTGTACGTCACCAAGGACATCCTCCTGCGCGGCGACGACGCCGACGCCGCCGAGCGGTTCCGGAAGTCCCACGGCGTCGAAGGCGTCGGCAAGACCGTCCGGGCCGAGTGGGCCGAGCAACACCCCGAACACCTGCGCGCGAACGACAGCGGCCACGTCGCGCCCGAGAAGTGTCTGGCCGCCAACCTCCTGCCCGACGACGAACCCGTCCACCTCGAAGTCTGCAATTCCAGTTTCGAGGACAACGTGACCCAGCGACTCGAAGGAGCCATCGCGCGAGAAGCCTACGAGCAGATTCTGGACCCGCGAGGCGTCTGCCTCTGGGCCGACGGCCAGCGCAGCGACGAGGCCCTCCGCAAACTCCGCGAGAGCGAACTCCCCTTCCCGACGCTGCCCGACGCGCTGGAGATGCTCGGCATGGACGCCGACGAGACCGACGAGGCCGCCGAGGCGGTCGAGTCCTACCGGAAGCGTCAAGAGGGCGCGACGGTCCGCGGCGACGTGGTGTAGGGTCCCCCGACGAATCGTCCGTCGTCACGCCCTTCGAGGCGTGTTCGTTCGTCGGCAGTTCCGATTGTGAGTGCCACAGTTCGAAGCGCGTTCGTCACGGTCAGAGCGACGTACGCGAGACGACCCGACGGAAATTTCATACGTCATCCTATAGAAGATAGCTGTCATGAACTGGCCACTTGTCCTCCGGGGAGTCGTGCAGTACACCGCTCTGTACGGGGGTGGCACGGTCGGTCTGGTCTACTGGGCCACCGAGAGCGACGCGGCGGTCCTCGGTGCGGCGTTCCTCGGACTGATGGGGACGCTGTTCGTCGTCGGAGGCGGAAGCGGGTCGCGCGGGGCGGTCGCGACCGCGGAGACCGAGATTCCGGGGTCCGAACCCCTCGACGAGACCGGCGACACAGTCCTCGCGGTGGGAGTCGGCCGGAACGTCAAAGCGTTCTTCTACGGCGTCGGTCTCGTCGCCTTCAGCGTCGCTCTCTACGTCGTCTGACGTGGAAGTGCCCAATCGCTCGAAGCGATACCCACTCCTCGAAATCGCCTGCAAATCGGAAGGTGCCGTTGCGCTGGACGACTTCGCCGTCCGCCTCGACGGACGAATCCTCGCTCACGTCCACTAACACGCCGATGCGAACGCGATATCGACGGCGACTGTTCTCCGACCTCAG encodes:
- a CDS encoding bifunctional 2-polyprenyl-6-hydroxyphenol methylase/3-demethylubiquinol 3-O-methyltransferase UbiG → MNFQRYLSAKRTADGRALNRRVEERLGDAVCMQDRLRVLEVGAGIGSTVLRLLDRQWLPDRVTYTALDVDERTVVTARERLPPRAAALGYAVRRAGDRFVLSREGRRVEVEFRTADAFEFLAETDAVWDLVVAQAFADLVDPADALAAFRTALAPEGLVYCPITFDGETIFEPVTDAEFEGRLLDAFHRHLDRSGDSRAGRHLLSLAAAGDEGGVLAAGGSDWVVRPRGETYPADETYFLDCIVEMVESAVRAESVLDDRRLSAWVARRHRQVEDAELVYVAHQLDLLIR
- a CDS encoding site-2 protease family protein, translating into MWNYRITSVWGIPIRINVSLLVFLPVLAWLIGSGEQITIYTGIINGFTPSPLDAADLRAGNTPWLIGSLAAVGLFVSVALHELGHSWAARRYGIEVESITLWLLGGLANLQTIPREWQKEFWIAIAGPAASVLVAAVAYAAVLVVPASLPVVTFVFGWLVVTNLVLTVFNLLPAFPMDGGRVLRALLARSQPYATATRTAARVGALFALGFAILGVLSFSPLLLLLALFVYGGATSESRLVALDTLLDGVTAADVMTTDTERVTGDTTMADLATRMLEEGRTTYLVTGDDGTVAGIVSVDDFKRSRGQDTTVEEVMDTNVPRITGETSLFDVYGLMNRDRVDAAIVEADGEIRGVITSTQMATALQIRREAGSVAAPRTAM
- a CDS encoding helix-turn-helix domain-containing protein, with the translated sequence MADSMAEYLQSDMECEGLLECIHGLKELDRECFQVLVESEEPLTIDEVADKVDRERSTAYRSIQRLLQSGFVQKEQVNYEQGGYYHVYRPTDPDEVADDMQRMLNDWYAKMGQLVQEFRDKYDQQPVAAEN